A section of the Pseudanabaena mucicola str. Chao 1806 genome encodes:
- a CDS encoding 4Fe-4S dicluster domain-containing protein — translation MIELVSATRCIQCNICVSVCPTNVFERVVNAPPVIARQSSCQTCFMCELYCPVDALYVDSNANEHVVVDEKTLIASGVLGSYRKSIGWSKEKVPALATS, via the coding sequence GTGATTGAGCTTGTCAGTGCTACCCGTTGCATCCAATGTAATATCTGCGTCTCCGTATGTCCTACGAATGTTTTTGAGCGTGTTGTCAATGCTCCTCCTGTGATCGCGCGGCAAAGTAGTTGCCAAACCTGCTTTATGTGCGAGTTGTATTGTCCTGTCGATGCTCTGTATGTGGACTCGAATGCCAATGAGCATGTAGTTGTGGATGAAAAGACTCTCATTGCCTCAGGAGTTCTCGGCAGCTATCGCAAGAGTATTGGCTGGAGCAAAGAGAAGGTTCCTGCTTTAGCAACATCGTGA
- a CDS encoding type II toxin-antitoxin system RelE family toxin yields the protein MSYQVNLPKAVQKQLNTLPQELKQRILKALVQLQEEPRPANSLQMKGGQGFRLRIGDYRVLYEIDDSSQIVNLRRIGHRREIYQDL from the coding sequence ATGAGTTATCAAGTCAACTTACCAAAAGCTGTCCAGAAGCAACTAAACACATTACCACAAGAACTCAAACAACGGATTTTAAAAGCCCTAGTGCAGTTACAAGAAGAACCTAGACCAGCCAACTCATTACAAATGAAAGGAGGACAAGGCTTTCGATTGAGAATTGGAGACTATCGCGTTTTGTATGAGATTGACGACAGCAGCCAAATCGTCAACCTGAGACGCATAGGACATCGCCGTGAAATCTATCAAGATTTGTAA
- a CDS encoding DUF1788 domain-containing protein produces MTVEHRLKQLDAAIRDPQLLNNQGIGNEIGFYIFDYDPKDELIVAEHLPKLQLSLAEQGFKVREFNLYRTMINILEAKNLLHKALKMEDSQGNGKLEKAIRPLLLPEEIIAHIKNLLQGDEDLFFITGVGASYPLLRSHTILNNLHSALDRKPLVMFFPGVYDGRELRLFNLFKDDNYYRAFSLVRN; encoded by the coding sequence TTGACAGTAGAACATCGACTGAAACAATTGGATGCGGCAATTAGAGATCCGCAACTGCTTAATAATCAGGGAATTGGTAATGAGATTGGATTTTATATTTTTGATTACGATCCCAAGGATGAACTAATTGTTGCCGAACATCTGCCCAAGTTGCAGTTAAGCTTGGCTGAGCAAGGGTTTAAAGTCAGAGAGTTTAATTTGTATCGAACCATGATTAATATTCTCGAAGCAAAAAATCTACTGCACAAGGCTTTGAAGATGGAAGATTCACAAGGTAATGGGAAGTTAGAAAAAGCGATTAGACCATTATTATTACCTGAAGAAATTATCGCTCATATTAAAAATTTGCTGCAAGGTGATGAGGACTTGTTTTTTATTACGGGTGTGGGTGCTAGTTATCCGTTGTTGCGATCGCATACGATTTTAAATAATTTGCATTCGGCTTTAGATCGCAAGCCTTTAGTGATGTTTTTCCCTGGGGTTTACGATGGGCGAGAATTACGGTTGTTTAACCTGTTTAAAGACGATAATTATTACAGAGCTTTTTCATTAGTGCGTAATTAA
- a CDS encoding AlbA family DNA-binding domain-containing protein, which translates to MEVSSERTQELIQHPQENLFVEMKAWIDPDQPDGIAKIIKTALAMRNNNGGYMVIGFDDKTLEPILDNAPSNVRQMFNIDKIQGAISKYSSELFEINIDFPQRDGQEFPVIVIPTGVKTPVVAKSDLFSKDKDKQSKPLIREDTVYIRSLSSNNTPSTTQAKSKDWSSLMEICFDNREADIGRFIRRQLSGISSDQVHILATAITGSIKPEISNDDLLREYLQESEQHYEQRLKKQNVHNLPNHGVSEVGLILKGTVPPHRPNDEFLNLLRSSNPNYTGWPVWLDSRPLGGDYSPYVIDGGWEALLISLQSEWFDDIEFMRLSPQGQFFLSRAHRDDMGRSDKSPQALKELDVGFPIKQTAEIIAVGIHFAKALGCLPEETSLAFAFKWTKLNNRKLSCWAHSDLWMRLGSLQGRSADQDECITFVNVPLDTPISNVSNYVQDAVQPLFEIFNGFTLEKDIIEDMTRSLIERKQ; encoded by the coding sequence ATGGAAGTCAGTTCTGAACGAACACAAGAGTTAATCCAGCATCCTCAAGAAAATCTTTTTGTAGAAATGAAAGCATGGATTGATCCCGATCAACCTGATGGGATTGCAAAAATTATTAAAACCGCTCTTGCTATGCGTAATAACAATGGTGGTTACATGGTGATTGGTTTTGACGACAAAACTTTAGAGCCAATTCTTGATAATGCGCCAAGCAATGTGAGACAAATGTTTAATATTGACAAAATTCAAGGAGCAATATCTAAGTACTCTTCTGAGCTTTTTGAAATCAATATAGATTTCCCACAACGTGATGGTCAAGAGTTTCCAGTAATCGTTATTCCTACTGGTGTTAAAACTCCTGTAGTTGCAAAATCAGATCTTTTCTCTAAAGATAAAGATAAGCAAAGTAAACCGTTAATCCGAGAAGATACCGTCTATATACGATCGCTATCTTCCAACAACACTCCAAGCACAACACAGGCAAAATCGAAAGATTGGTCTAGTCTTATGGAAATTTGTTTTGATAATCGTGAAGCAGATATTGGTCGTTTTATAAGAAGACAGCTTAGTGGAATAAGTTCAGATCAAGTACATATTTTAGCTACTGCAATTACTGGAAGTATTAAACCAGAAATATCTAATGATGACTTGCTGAGAGAGTATCTTCAAGAGAGTGAGCAACACTATGAACAGAGATTGAAAAAGCAAAACGTTCATAATTTACCCAACCATGGTGTATCGGAAGTAGGGTTGATTTTGAAGGGTACAGTACCACCTCATAGACCTAATGACGAGTTTCTTAATTTGTTAAGGTCTAGTAATCCCAACTATACTGGTTGGCCTGTATGGTTAGATAGTAGACCGTTAGGTGGAGATTATAGTCCTTATGTAATTGACGGAGGATGGGAAGCATTATTGATAAGTCTTCAATCTGAATGGTTTGATGATATTGAATTTATGAGACTTTCTCCTCAAGGACAGTTTTTCCTGAGTCGTGCACATAGGGATGATATGGGAAGGAGCGACAAGTCACCTCAAGCACTGAAAGAGTTAGATGTTGGTTTCCCAATCAAGCAGACAGCCGAGATAATTGCTGTTGGTATACACTTTGCAAAAGCACTTGGTTGTTTACCAGAAGAAACTTCTCTTGCTTTTGCTTTCAAGTGGACTAAGCTAAATAATCGAAAACTTAGTTGTTGGGCACACAGCGATCTTTGGATGCGTCTTGGAAGTTTGCAAGGTCGTTCTGCTGATCAAGATGAATGTATTACCTTTGTTAATGTACCTCTTGATACACCTATTTCAAACGTGTCAAATTATGTGCAAGACGCTGTACAACCTTTATTTGAAATATTCAATGGTTTTACCTTGGAAAAAGATATCATTGAGGATATGACACGAAGTTTGATAGAACGAAAGCAATAG
- a CDS encoding ABC transporter substrate-binding protein: protein MQPKSGHRILPIFAPKWTKSAIAAIAILSLTLATSGCSTGTVQATKDADAPKVAAAKQTSTESVVLRVGFISSESKIPIGPEGWALEKNWLVPELKEFGITEVKFVPFVGGPPLNEAIAGNRLDLGMYGDTPALAGRSAGLKTVIINQNRVGNDAYLITKKNGAKTVEELKGEKVGVTKGTYLHRYLLGRLEKAGITKDVKLVQVSTADSKAALERGDIAAYPFSIAIGLELIAQGYPAIDQAKNHKELVGSGVTVITEDFLKKNPRFAEKWEKIRLKALEDIKANPDAFYKFASKASGYSDEVIKQAYPIELFTQESFPAEGLHLLNSTKQFLADQKLLKTNFEIKEWQSPSS from the coding sequence ATGCAACCCAAATCTGGACATAGAATTTTACCGATATTTGCACCGAAATGGACAAAATCAGCGATCGCGGCGATCGCCATCCTTTCTTTGACCCTAGCTACAAGTGGCTGTAGCACAGGCACAGTACAAGCAACTAAAGATGCCGATGCACCCAAGGTCGCCGCCGCCAAGCAAACATCTACGGAATCTGTGGTACTCCGAGTTGGATTTATTAGCTCTGAAAGCAAGATTCCCATTGGTCCCGAAGGTTGGGCTTTAGAAAAAAATTGGTTAGTTCCTGAACTCAAGGAATTTGGAATTACCGAAGTAAAATTTGTGCCTTTTGTCGGCGGTCCCCCTCTAAATGAAGCGATCGCAGGTAATCGTCTTGATTTAGGAATGTATGGAGATACTCCTGCATTAGCTGGGCGATCGGCAGGTCTGAAGACCGTCATCATCAATCAAAATCGTGTTGGTAATGATGCCTATTTAATCACTAAGAAAAATGGTGCGAAAACTGTAGAAGAGTTAAAGGGCGAGAAAGTTGGCGTTACCAAAGGAACCTATTTACATCGTTATTTACTGGGTCGATTAGAAAAAGCGGGCATTACTAAGGATGTCAAGCTCGTACAGGTTTCCACTGCGGATTCTAAAGCAGCTTTAGAACGTGGTGATATTGCCGCTTATCCCTTTTCGATCGCGATCGGCTTAGAGTTAATCGCGCAGGGCTACCCTGCGATCGATCAAGCCAAAAATCATAAGGAACTGGTTGGTTCAGGTGTGACTGTGATCACTGAGGATTTCTTGAAAAAGAATCCTCGGTTTGCCGAGAAGTGGGAAAAGATTCGTCTCAAAGCCTTAGAGGATATCAAAGCAAATCCTGATGCTTTCTATAAGTTTGCATCTAAGGCAAGTGGATATTCTGACGAAGTCATCAAACAGGCTTATCCCATTGAGCTATTCACGCAAGAATCCTTTCCTGCGGAAGGTTTGCACCTACTCAATTCCACTAAGCAGTTTCTCGCCGATCAGAAGTTGTTAAAAACCAACTTTGAGATTAAAGAATGGCAGTCGCCTAGTTCTTAG
- a CDS encoding formylglycine-generating enzyme family protein: protein MVLNKFLLFTFYFLLVCLFAIAPPVFAANSCLEGMVFIHGGTFRMGSDSDRFPEEKAADNVSVSSFCMDQHEITNAEFAKFVKATGYKTIAEIPLSKEEFPDLPDEQRLAGSLVFQPPKENAQQVPFLSWWSWTVGANWQHPFGKDSSIKGKDNYPVVHIAYKDAEAYAKWIGKSIPTEAQWEYAARGGLDGTTYTWGDQYSEKKANTWQGIFPFFNTKADGYKGLAPVGSFPPNGYGLYDMTGNVWEWTSDFFEFGHDRMAYQRNLIASDHHKSFDPKKPDESVLHVIKGGSYLCAPNYCSRYRPAARESESPDTGTTHIGFRLVLATE, encoded by the coding sequence ATGGTGTTGAATAAATTTTTACTTTTTACTTTTTACTTTTTACTTGTCTGCCTTTTCGCGATCGCACCGCCAGTTTTTGCCGCTAATTCTTGTCTTGAAGGGATGGTGTTTATTCATGGTGGCACTTTTCGGATGGGTTCGGATAGCGATCGGTTTCCTGAGGAGAAAGCCGCCGATAATGTCAGCGTAAGCAGTTTTTGTATGGATCAGCATGAAATCACTAATGCTGAATTTGCTAAATTTGTGAAGGCGACTGGTTACAAGACTATTGCCGAGATTCCTTTGTCAAAAGAAGAATTTCCCGATCTACCTGATGAGCAACGCTTAGCAGGTTCTTTAGTTTTTCAACCACCTAAGGAGAATGCTCAGCAAGTACCATTTCTGAGTTGGTGGAGTTGGACAGTGGGTGCAAATTGGCAGCATCCTTTTGGAAAAGATAGTTCTATTAAGGGGAAGGATAATTATCCTGTTGTGCATATTGCCTATAAAGATGCTGAAGCCTATGCAAAGTGGATTGGCAAATCAATTCCCACAGAAGCGCAATGGGAATACGCAGCACGAGGGGGATTAGATGGTACGACCTATACTTGGGGCGATCAATACTCAGAGAAGAAAGCGAATACTTGGCAGGGGATTTTTCCATTTTTTAATACTAAAGCTGATGGATATAAAGGTTTAGCGCCTGTTGGTTCGTTCCCTCCTAATGGTTACGGTCTCTATGATATGACTGGTAATGTTTGGGAATGGACTTCTGATTTCTTTGAGTTTGGACACGATCGCATGGCATATCAACGTAATCTGATCGCTAGCGATCACCATAAAAGTTTCGATCCGAAAAAGCCTGATGAGTCAGTTTTGCATGTGATCAAAGGTGGTTCCTATCTCTGCGCTCCCAATTACTGTAGTCGTTATCGTCCTGCGGCGCGGGAGTCAGAATCTCCTGATACAGGAACTACTCATATTGGGTTTCGATTGGTTCTGGCTACTGAATAA
- the brxC gene encoding BREX system P-loop protein BrxC — protein MQIQELFSKDINRPINGVIKVGQDDDANIYQELDEYVITRELDGHFRTFFDRHNSALDHPTDKMGVWIAGFFGSGKSHFLKILAYLLENREVKGKKAFDFFDDRRIPDGVLRANIQRSVNTDADVILFNIDSKADAGSKSQKDSIVKVFQKVFDEKLGYFGAIPAIAEFERRLDQRGLYIPFKNAFQALNGSSWESERNSWHFEQSTIQEALQTVTGMTEDEARLMVEAFSNQAVEISPEKFARSVREYLDQKGKHHQIMFMVDEVGQYIGSNSDLMLNLQTVVEDLGIHCKGRAWVIVTSQEAMDEITKNRIKGNDFSKIVGRFGRPISLSSANTDEVIRLRLLVKSEIANTYLEDLYVQKEAVLKNQITFSEDCAELLGYRDRHEFASTYPFVPYQFKLLQKVFEQIRLTGAAGKHLAMGERSLLDAFQIAAKDVAHSETGILVPFDRFYAAIEGFLDTSVKRAIAQAAENRQLQEADDLPVLKTLFMIKYVQSIRANLDNLTTLCLSHIDQDKIALRDRLKSSLERLERQTLIQREGDIYIFLTQEEQEIGREIKKININNDAVIEQLQASIWNSIFVDKKYRYDDRHQYEFNRKIDDRASGNQQYDFTLHLITPNYDRYGEMQDDTACLMMTHSQQEVIVRLPDNQRLQDELDELVRTAEYINKKSRLGLSMSIQKILDARSEQNSKRREDITSILRSQIAEADVFACGNKVNIASRDAKAVIMEGLRYLVTNLYSKLGYVQSVFKDEAQIMTAFTRDTEQQNLLDPNHPNAAAHADLISYLTDEVRSHRRVSIRNLLDKFRVRPYGWDDFDILGILAEVINQGKAELRHHTEVVNPKDPREKDLVKKLTSKVGKEEYLIRLTEEVNLSAVKVARDLASELFDQNPASDWQKLYEQYRESFKKQIAALQGWLTQAERDRLPFVSELKTYQQLIQNLLDHDGAANFFKAIQNAEGSLEKYIDDRDKLKSFFGSQVSIFQEAIAQIKALQPDLHHIQEQELRQRVETAQQILALSDPTKRIPELKTLLQPVQLRVQEVLRSQIAQVQQQSQKLREQVQVYVTQAHGDLGDRLDLQSATTELDRVVTTANQSATIDAAIARSSELANLYSTLINRIDRQAESLQQQLQAADWEGKREEEQGKSGSLVPQPLPTVKPIAVIRATSAVTKPILETEEDVKEYLNNLGRMMIKEIRQGKRVRLE, from the coding sequence ATGCAAATTCAAGAATTGTTTTCTAAAGATATCAACCGTCCGATCAATGGGGTGATTAAGGTCGGTCAGGATGATGACGCTAATATTTATCAAGAGTTGGATGAATATGTCATTACCCGTGAGCTAGATGGACATTTTCGGACTTTCTTTGATCGCCATAACAGCGCCCTCGATCACCCTACTGACAAAATGGGGGTATGGATTGCGGGGTTCTTTGGATCGGGGAAATCACACTTTTTAAAAATCTTGGCATATTTGCTAGAAAATCGAGAGGTGAAGGGTAAAAAAGCCTTTGATTTTTTTGATGATCGGCGGATTCCTGATGGCGTATTGAGGGCTAATATTCAGAGATCGGTGAATACAGATGCAGATGTAATTTTATTTAATATCGATTCTAAGGCTGATGCGGGTAGCAAGTCGCAGAAGGATAGCATCGTCAAGGTTTTTCAGAAAGTTTTTGATGAAAAGTTGGGATACTTTGGAGCCATACCTGCGATCGCGGAGTTTGAACGACGGCTCGATCAAAGGGGACTTTACATTCCTTTTAAAAATGCGTTTCAAGCTTTAAATGGTAGTAGTTGGGAATCGGAGCGTAATAGTTGGCATTTTGAACAGTCAACCATTCAAGAAGCTTTGCAGACAGTGACGGGGATGACTGAAGATGAAGCGCGTCTGATGGTGGAAGCATTTAGCAATCAGGCGGTGGAGATTAGCCCCGAAAAATTTGCGCGATCGGTTAGGGAATATCTCGATCAAAAGGGTAAGCATCATCAAATTATGTTTATGGTCGATGAAGTGGGGCAGTATATTGGCTCTAATTCTGACTTGATGCTTAACCTACAAACTGTGGTGGAGGATTTGGGGATTCATTGCAAGGGGCGGGCTTGGGTGATCGTGACATCACAGGAGGCGATGGACGAGATTACCAAAAATCGGATTAAGGGTAATGATTTTTCTAAAATTGTGGGGCGGTTTGGTCGTCCGATTAGCCTTTCTTCAGCGAATACCGATGAAGTGATTCGTTTACGGCTATTGGTCAAGTCCGAGATTGCTAATACATATTTGGAAGATTTATATGTCCAAAAAGAAGCCGTTCTCAAGAACCAAATTACATTTAGCGAAGACTGTGCAGAGTTGTTGGGTTATCGCGATCGCCATGAGTTTGCATCGACCTATCCCTTTGTGCCTTATCAGTTTAAATTACTGCAAAAAGTATTTGAACAGATTAGGCTGACGGGAGCCGCAGGCAAGCATTTGGCGATGGGAGAGCGATCGCTACTAGATGCTTTTCAAATTGCGGCTAAGGATGTGGCTCATAGTGAAACTGGGATATTAGTACCTTTTGATCGCTTTTATGCGGCGATTGAAGGATTTTTGGATACGTCAGTGAAACGTGCCATTGCTCAAGCGGCAGAAAATCGACAACTACAGGAAGCAGATGATCTGCCTGTACTCAAAACTCTATTTATGATCAAGTATGTCCAGTCCATTCGTGCTAATTTGGACAACTTGACTACACTCTGTCTCAGTCACATTGATCAAGATAAAATAGCCCTGCGCGATCGCCTGAAATCTTCTTTGGAGAGATTGGAGCGTCAGACTTTAATCCAACGGGAAGGCGATATTTATATATTTTTGACGCAGGAAGAGCAGGAAATTGGGCGCGAGATTAAGAAAATCAATATTAACAATGATGCAGTAATTGAGCAGCTACAGGCATCAATTTGGAATAGTATTTTTGTTGACAAGAAATATCGCTATGACGATCGCCATCAATATGAATTTAACCGTAAGATCGACGATCGCGCCTCTGGTAATCAGCAATATGATTTCACTTTGCATCTGATTACGCCCAATTACGATCGCTATGGCGAAATGCAAGACGATACGGCTTGCTTGATGATGACGCATTCACAACAGGAAGTGATCGTACGTTTGCCTGACAATCAGCGTTTGCAAGATGAACTTGATGAGCTAGTCAGAACAGCCGAATATATCAATAAAAAAAGTCGGTTGGGTTTGAGTATGAGTATTCAAAAGATTTTGGATGCGCGGAGTGAACAAAATAGTAAACGGAGAGAGGATATAACTAGCATCCTGCGATCGCAAATTGCTGAAGCCGATGTCTTTGCCTGTGGCAATAAGGTAAATATTGCTTCTAGGGATGCAAAAGCTGTCATTATGGAAGGTTTGCGCTATTTAGTCACCAATCTTTATAGCAAATTGGGCTATGTGCAGAGCGTCTTTAAGGATGAGGCGCAAATTATGACTGCCTTTACCCGTGATACGGAGCAGCAAAATCTGCTCGATCCCAATCATCCTAATGCTGCCGCCCATGCCGATCTGATTTCCTATTTGACAGATGAAGTGCGATCGCATCGGCGGGTGAGTATTCGCAATTTGCTCGACAAGTTTCGGGTACGTCCCTATGGTTGGGATGATTTTGACATTTTAGGAATTTTGGCGGAGGTGATCAATCAAGGTAAAGCCGAACTGCGTCATCACACCGAGGTGGTGAATCCTAAAGATCCGCGAGAGAAGGATTTAGTTAAAAAACTGACCTCAAAAGTAGGCAAAGAAGAATATCTGATCAGGTTAACCGAAGAGGTGAATCTGTCGGCGGTGAAAGTAGCGCGGGATTTGGCAAGTGAGCTATTCGATCAAAATCCTGCCTCGGATTGGCAAAAACTCTATGAACAGTACCGTGAATCCTTTAAGAAACAGATCGCGGCGTTGCAAGGTTGGCTGACTCAAGCAGAGCGCGATCGCTTGCCCTTTGTGAGTGAGTTAAAAACCTATCAGCAATTAATCCAAAATTTGTTAGACCATGATGGCGCGGCAAATTTCTTTAAAGCGATTCAAAATGCTGAAGGGTCGCTTGAAAAATATATTGACGATCGCGATAAGTTAAAGTCTTTCTTTGGCAGTCAGGTAAGTATTTTCCAAGAGGCGATCGCCCAAATCAAAGCCTTACAACCCGATCTGCATCATATTCAAGAACAGGAGTTGCGGCAACGAGTGGAAACGGCACAGCAAATTCTGGCTCTTAGCGATCCGACTAAGCGGATTCCAGAGTTAAAGACTTTGCTCCAACCTGTGCAGTTGAGAGTACAGGAGGTTTTACGATCGCAGATTGCCCAAGTGCAGCAACAAAGCCAGAAACTCCGCGAACAGGTACAGGTTTATGTCACGCAGGCGCATGGAGATTTAGGCGATCGCCTTGATCTTCAGAGCGCGACGACGGAACTAGATCGAGTAGTCACAACTGCTAATCAATCGGCAACCATTGATGCGGCGATCGCCCGCAGCAGTGAGTTAGCGAATTTGTATAGCACCCTGATTAATCGCATCGATCGACAGGCGGAATCTTTGCAGCAACAGTTACAAGCTGCCGATTGGGAAGGAAAAAGGGAAGAGGAACAAGGGAAAAGCGGTTCCCTTGTTCCTCAGCCTTTGCCGACTGTCAAGCCGATCGCTGTGATTCGGGCAACTTCGGCGGTGACTAAGCCGATTTTGGAAACTGAGGAAGATGTGAAAGAATATCTTAATAATTTGGGACGGATGATGATCAAGGAGATTCGGCAGGGTAAACGGGTGCGTTTAGAATAG
- a CDS encoding SDR family NAD(P)-dependent oxidoreductase produces MTQKLAGKVAIITGASAGIGAATAIALAEEGTYVAITARRTDKLNEVAQKIEASGGKVLQVVTDITDEAQVQNLIAKTKETFGRIDILVNNAGIAIVGQIANANTDDWRKMIDVNIFGVLYATHAVLPTFLEQKSGHIVNVSSVAGRTVRAGIGLYNLTKWGVNAFSEALRLEVTPQNIRVTVVEPGMVNTEIDQHISDPVAYEKSQALRKSITPLEAEDVANAIAYAVSQPERVDVNEILIRPTTQYW; encoded by the coding sequence ATGACCCAAAAATTAGCAGGCAAAGTCGCAATTATTACAGGTGCTTCCGCAGGTATCGGTGCTGCTACTGCGATCGCCTTAGCAGAGGAAGGTACATATGTGGCGATCACTGCTAGACGCACCGATAAACTCAATGAAGTTGCTCAAAAAATTGAAGCATCGGGCGGCAAAGTTCTCCAAGTAGTTACCGATATCACCGATGAGGCGCAAGTACAGAACTTAATCGCTAAAACTAAAGAGACTTTTGGACGGATTGATATTCTGGTGAACAATGCAGGAATTGCGATCGTGGGACAAATCGCCAATGCAAATACCGATGATTGGCGCAAAATGATCGATGTGAATATCTTTGGGGTTTTATATGCCACTCACGCAGTCCTACCAACGTTTTTAGAACAGAAGTCTGGACATATTGTGAACGTCTCCTCCGTAGCAGGTCGTACTGTCCGCGCAGGAATTGGGCTTTATAACTTAACGAAATGGGGCGTGAATGCCTTTTCTGAAGCCTTGCGATTGGAAGTGACACCACAAAATATTCGCGTCACGGTTGTGGAACCTGGAATGGTCAATACAGAAATCGATCAGCATATCTCCGATCCCGTTGCCTACGAAAAAAGTCAAGCACTCCGCAAATCAATTACGCCTCTAGAAGCGGAAGATGTTGCCAATGCGATCGCCTATGCCGTCAGTCAACCAGAACGAGTTGATGTGAATGAGATTTTGATTCGTCCGACGACGCAGTATTGGTAA
- a CDS encoding phytoene desaturase family protein, which produces MNQETEVIVIGSGIGGLCCAGMLAKYGIKVIVCESHSIAGGAAHSFSRQGYTFDSGPSLFSGMSVRPSTNPLAHVLDALEENIEWLTYEGWGCAMPEGQFFAAVGNESFIDILTKLRNKEAVKEWQRLQTVMLPLGRAATALPPIALRNDWKVALSAGKYLWKMLRDLPQLTMLTQPFSKILEAEVSDPFILNWMNLLCFMLSGLPANGTLTAEIAFMFADWYRPEVQLDYPKGGVGNLVEALVRGMQKYGGELLLNSHVQEIILNGTNATGVRLVNGEIIQAKRAVISGASIWDTLKLLPLSERSPKELHQLHRERQAIPACPSFMHLHLGIEASDLPKDLPCHWLVVNDWEIGVEAPQNVVAVSMPSVLDPSLAPTGKHIIHAYTPATEPFELWAGLDRKSEAYQQLKQERAEILWQGIERYIPDVRNRCEVTLIGTPLTHARFLRRYQGSYGPAIAAGQGIFPNANTPISKLYCCGDSTFPGIGLPAVAASGEILANSLASLKQHQSILKEIFKREF; this is translated from the coding sequence ATGAATCAAGAAACAGAGGTAATCGTAATCGGCAGTGGTATCGGAGGATTATGCTGTGCGGGAATGCTGGCGAAATATGGAATTAAGGTCATAGTTTGTGAAAGCCATAGCATCGCAGGGGGAGCCGCCCATAGCTTTAGCCGACAAGGATATACCTTCGACTCAGGACCATCGCTATTTTCAGGAATGTCTGTCCGACCATCGACCAATCCCCTCGCCCATGTGCTTGACGCATTAGAAGAAAACATAGAATGGCTAACCTACGAAGGCTGGGGCTGTGCCATGCCCGAAGGACAATTCTTTGCCGCCGTTGGTAACGAGTCCTTTATCGACATCTTGACCAAACTAAGAAACAAAGAAGCCGTCAAGGAATGGCAAAGATTACAAACAGTCATGTTGCCCTTGGGGAGAGCCGCCACCGCCTTACCACCGATCGCACTTCGCAATGACTGGAAAGTAGCACTATCAGCAGGAAAATATCTCTGGAAAATGCTGAGAGATCTGCCACAACTGACCATGCTGACCCAACCCTTTTCCAAAATCCTCGAAGCAGAAGTGAGCGATCCCTTTATCTTGAACTGGATGAACTTGCTCTGCTTCATGCTGTCAGGACTACCCGCCAATGGCACACTCACTGCCGAGATTGCCTTCATGTTTGCCGATTGGTATCGTCCCGAAGTCCAACTTGACTACCCCAAAGGCGGAGTCGGAAACCTCGTCGAAGCATTGGTGAGGGGAATGCAAAAGTATGGAGGAGAATTGCTGCTCAATAGCCATGTGCAGGAAATTATTTTAAATGGAACAAATGCAACGGGCGTGAGACTCGTCAACGGCGAGATCATCCAAGCCAAGCGAGCCGTCATCTCAGGAGCATCGATATGGGATACCTTGAAATTACTTCCCCTAAGCGAGCGATCGCCCAAAGAATTACATCAATTACACCGAGAGCGTCAAGCCATTCCCGCTTGTCCTAGCTTTATGCATCTACATCTAGGTATAGAAGCATCGGACTTGCCCAAAGATTTACCCTGTCATTGGCTAGTCGTCAACGATTGGGAAATAGGAGTCGAAGCCCCACAGAACGTCGTCGCTGTATCCATGCCATCGGTATTAGACCCATCCCTCGCCCCCACAGGCAAGCATATAATCCATGCCTATACACCCGCCACTGAACCCTTTGAGCTATGGGCAGGCTTAGACCGAAAATCCGAAGCCTATCAGCAATTGAAACAAGAACGTGCTGAAATCCTATGGCAAGGGATAGAGCGGTATATCCCTGATGTGAGAAATCGTTGCGAAGTTACCCTCATTGGTACACCCTTAACCCACGCCAGATTCCTGAGAAGGTATCAAGGCAGCTATGGACCCGCGATCGCCGCAGGGCAGGGAATATTCCCCAACGCCAATACTCCCATATCAAAACTATATTGTTGCGGCGATTCCACCTTTCCTGGGATTGGATTGCCTGCGGTTGCCGCCAGTGGTGAAATTCTGGCTAACTCCCTAGCTTCCCTGAAGCAGCATCAAAGCATACTAAAGGAAATCTTCAAGCGAGAGTTTTAA